The genome window CGGCGTTACATTAAATACGGCAGCGTTTGAGAGGGCAGTCTTGGCTATTTCTAAACTTGGTAAGAAAGGTGGTGGGCAGCTTAATGTGCCACCTGGCTATTGGTTAACGGCGCCGTTTAATTTAACCAGTCATATGACTCTCTTCCTTGCTGAAGGTGCTGTTATATTGGGTATTGATGTAAGTATTATTCTTGATCTGTTAATGTTAAAAAGTTTGAACTTTGCATACTGAACTGTAAAAGTTAGCttttttatttactttttcttGTATTATTACTTCACTCTCATTTGGCTGCTGATTGTTTATAATTTCCTCTCTGAAGTTTTGCTTATAGTGATAGACTAGCTTGCTACACATGATTTGTATTATGGGGTTGTTGAGAACTGAGAGATGACATTGTATAACTGTGTATGATATATATAGTGAATGTGTATCATAATTTGTAAGATGTGTGGGTTAGGCACGTCACAGGTTTGAATCATGCCTTAGACAgaatatttaagtggagaagggtagaggggcggGCCCATCATCCGCCAAGTTCCAAACCATGGGCCGTGGCCCATTGGTGCTCTGCGATTTCTCGGTTGACAAAAGATGGTGAGGATTAGTGCAGTTTTTTTGTTTTGAGGTGTAGATGGAAAATTAGGATAAAGCTATTCTTAGTGGATTTGTGTGCGGACTCCTTCTCTAACGACATCAACCAAACACATGTAAAACATTGTTTGCTGATTACATTGAATTAGAACATTTATGATGCTTGATAGGAACTCTagtttctaattgtgggggcgcCAGCTGGCCCTCGGTGATTTCTCGGTTACCAAAAGAGTTTCTAGTTGTGGTATGCTTTCCACATTCATTGCTATGTACATCCTACGTTTGTATTTATATTCTTCAACTTTTGATTCTATTCTGTTTCCAATTCATTTTCAGTCCTTGTTGTGGTTGATAGGTAACTCTTACAGTCACAAATTCATGTTTCTTTGTCTCTAACTAAAACTACTAGCTTAAGAACAAAGGAAGATAACATACTTGAGATGCTGTTGAAGCTTAGACGGGTCAAAGGTTAAACTCTAGATTGGGGCTAATATCAGCAAATCTGAAGTTCAGTGATCAAAACCAAATGCAAatggattttaatttttttcataaaGAAAATGCAAATGGAAAATAAAGCTGCAGACTCTTTTATTTATTGTAAAAGATGTCCAAAAACCCATAATCCTTAGCAAACCTGTATTTCTAAATTACCCATAACCGATTACATACTTGAAAGGAAGAAGGTGACTAATGAAAAGTCTTACAATTGGTTTAAATTTAAAGAAGAGTAGGGAATATCGCTTGGAAGTACTCTCTATCCTGTTACTTTCCTTAAAAAGGAACTATTCTCTAAATAGGAAAATCTTAATACATcctctattttaatttttttttatttgtattattagtGGTGCCTAGTCAGCTTGACACCTAGGCTATTCTACTGGGTACCTGTATCCTCCCACCAATACATATACCATGTAACTCTACCATTATAGTTTAGATAAATAGGAAGAAATCACCTAATTTTGTTTGCCTCTAGACTAGTAATATCATTATTTTATACAAATTCCGAATTTTCAAGTATTTAAATTCATTTGATAAATCAATTTTAAATTATGATATGGTGTTTTCTTACCTAACCTACTACCTTTTCAACTGCTCTCTGTGTCCCATTTTATGAGACACCACTTGACTATGCTGAAGTTTAACTATGCTGGAGTTTAAGATGATCATTTGGATTGTATATTACACAGTTAGTAGTGGCAAAAAATAAACACAATTGTTGAAAGTTCATTTAACAGGGAAAACATCACAATAAAGCTTAAATTTGTTTAGTTAAATGATTTTGATCCTTGCATCTTGTGAAAGTTGTACAAAATTATATTATCACTGAATGGTGTCAAGCATATTGAGTCACCTTCAGACAGAAAGGACAATGTAAATTAGAATAGAAAGGGTATTATTTGAACATTTTCAGCACAACTCAAATTAATCGAATCAAATGGGTTGACATATAATGGGACAGGGCAAGAATGAGGAGAAACATTCAATCTTGTAGTTGTTTTTAAAGAGATGAACTAATGTAACGGCTAAAGCTTCGAGTTAGAGATTGATAGCAATGACTATGTGTACATGCTCTCCTCATTCTTGCTCGAGTCCTAGATCACTTGATCTTGCTATCAAGCTAAGCTTTTGTTAACTACTTGTGACTGTTTCCAAAATAAGTGGATTAAGCGATCAAAGGAATCGAGTTTAGTTGCAGCTTTTGCCTACGGTGAGTATGTATTTTGACTCATCGGTGGTATATGGTGTGGTCTTTTCGTTGCTAAGTCTAAATTAAAAGGATTTGATAACGTCAATTTCTAGTTGATGCATGCGTGTGCCGCGCCGCCTCTATTCATTTCCTCGGGCCCCTCCAGTTATTGCTGCTGAAAATATTCAACTCCTGTTGGTAAGGAGGGGAGGGTTCTGAAGGAGGTTTAATTTTTGAACTAATTGGAAATTGTAGTTGGTGATGAAAGGTGTTTTTCATATCAATATATCATCGAGGTAAGGCATGCATCAGGTTGTTAGGCAGATAGCTTCTCAAGTATGTGCCCTTAGGCTTGACATTATGTGTCAATGTTATAGCAGAATGTACTTTTTCCAACTAAACTCACTATTGAGTCAAGTTCCCTGATCACTTTAACAGTTTATTTTTGTTTAGTTCTTGTTCTTTTTTTGTTTATTCGCGATTATTTGGATATTGGGATTATTGTGAGTGTATCTTTTTCTATTATTGTTTTAAAAAACAAACACAAAAGAAAACAGAGACAACTGCACAAGATTCCAAAACATCTTAAAGACAAATTGGCCTTAGCCCCTGCAAAATTGTTTTTCTGCCTCATTGACCTTCCTATAAGTTTGTCTATCTCGACCTTGATTATTTTTAGTACAGCGGAGATCcttagatacatctattttacgAGGGAAAGATAGCATCAGTTTAAAGACTATTAAAAGGCAGGCAGCTATTTGCCTTTTTAACGCCATGGCTAATGCCTTTGGGTAAATCCGGCCTGTTTATGTCAACTCAATACACGGTTATGGAATGAGTTTATGGATCAGTACCCTTAGTTTGTTGTAGGAAAACTGAATGAGGTACTTGCAACCTAAGGTGACAGATCATATTGTTTCTTCAACACTGTTGTATACATACTAACCAAGAGATGTGCTAGAAACACATTGGTTTGGCCCACTATTTTACTTAATCCTATCTATTTATTGGTGCAATCTTAACAATGTTTTGTAGGGAGAATTCTATGTTAAAAAATGTGCTAAGCCTGCTTAGTTCAGTGTGGACTGCTGGCTTTCGTTTCCTCTCTAGAAGTGATATACCTACTTTCTCTATCCCAAATTACATGTCCAGCTTTTTATTTTGTCCATACCTGGGTAATATCTGCTTTCTTGGAAAGTATAATCCATGAGAAGTTTCTCAGATTAATGGCTATGCAAAGTTAAACAAAGGGATTCAAGTCCTAATGGATGAATTGCAACTACATGGTGGCATTTTCTGTTCTTTTACAATTAGTTTCATTTATTAGATGAGTAAAAATAGCCTGATAACTTTTTCATATatctaattttatttttatttaaattgcTGAACTTATGATATTTCTGTATTTCTCTTTGTATCTCTGTTGCTTAACAGGATGAGAAGTACTGGCCTCTCATGCCTCCCTTGCCTTCATATGGATATGGGCGGGAGCATATTGGACCACGCTATGGAAGTTTAATCCATGGCCAAAATCTCAGAGATGTTGTAATCACAGGTTTGGGACTTGTTTCTGAATGTTTGTAACTATCATACTGACTCTGTAACTTAACCCAAAACAGCCACCTTGCAACGCAAAGTTCCTATAGTTTCAAGTTGTTGAACATAGTGAtgtatttctattttaatatttgttATACTGTCATCATTATTATTGCTAGTGACTAAGTCCACTGCTGAGTATTGGAATGAAACGGGTTCCAGCAGTGAAATAAGATATGATGATACATGTACTTTACTCACTGCGTGCACTTACAGATTTTTGAAGAGTGAATTATTCTGAAATGTTTTCAGAAGTATGAAGCGAACCAAATTGATCTGATTATGTGTATGTATTCTTGGTAACAGGGCATAATGGTACCATTAACGGGCAAGGTCAAACATGGTGGAAGAAGTACAAGCAAAGGCTTCTTAACAACACCAGAGGGCCGCTGGTCCAGATTATGTGGTCTAGTGACATAGTGATCTCTAATATAACATTACGCGATTCTCCATTTTGGACGCTCCATCCATACGACTGCAAGAATGTAACAATCAAGAATGTCACAATTCTGGCACCCATCTTTCATGCTCCAAATACTGATGGCATAGATCCAGGTGAATAGAAAACCTTGAGCTAGTAACCACTTCTATAACTGAGGTTAAGGATCAGTCAGCGTTATAAGTGGGGTCAGCTGTGAATAATTATATTTTAGACTAAATCTTATTGATTTCTTGTGGAACTTTCTGATTAGTTAATCAAATCAATAATAACCAAGCTAAAATATCTGAAGCTAGTTTTGTTTAACCTGTTTTTTCAATTGATATTATTCTAAAAGACTTTGATACACTATATGCACTTCTTTATTGTTTACTTATTCCCCTCTTTCTCAGTGTAAGCTCTTGATATTTTAGTGTGGCGTGAACAGATTCATGTGAAGATATGTTGATTGAGAACTGTTACATCAGTGTTGGTGATGATGGCATTGCAATAAAGAGTGGTTGGGATCAGTATGGAATTTCGTATGGACGGCCTTCAAAAAATATAGTCATCCGAAATCTTGTAGTTCGTTCAATGGTCAGGTGAGGTCTCCATATAGGCTTGTGCACTTATATTTTTTTTCATGGTGCGGATGTTTCTGACAACAATTGCACCATTTACGTTATCACTCACTCCGGTTGAACAATATGTGGCAGTGCGGGCATATCGATAGGAAGTGAGATGTCCGGTGGGGTATCAAATGTCACTGTGGAAAACGTCCATGTCTGGAACTCAAGGCGTGCTGTTCGCATCAAAACAGCAGCTGGTAGAGGAGGATACGTACGACACATAGCATACAGGAATTTGACATTTGAAAATGTTAGGGTGGGGATTGTCATCAAAACAGATTACAATGAACATCCTGATGGGGAGTTTGATCCCAAAGCTGTACCAGTACTAGAGGACATAAGCTACGAGTCAATACACGGTGAGGGAGTTCGTGTGCCTGTTCGTATCCATGGAAATTCAGAAATTCCAGTGAAAAACGTTACGTTCAGAGATATGTCGATTGGGATAACATACAAGAAGAAGCACATATTCCAGTGTGCTTATGTTCAAGGTCGTGTTATAGGTACTGTCTTCCCTGCCCCTTGTGAAAACCTTGACCTATACGACGAGCAAGGACATCTAATCCGACGTTCTGATTCTCAGAATGCATCGGACATAGATTACGACTTCTGAAACAGTTTCCAGGGCCAATTTTCCCAGTGGCCAACCATTGTTTTCTATGTCTATATTGAACAGTTCGAATGGAGAGGCGACGTGCTTACAACATTCTATGTTCAATCAACTATTTCTTGCCTAGTCATTTTCTAGATTTTCTTTTCCTATACCTGAAACTTTCCTTTTTCCCTTTCTTTGTACATAAAAAGAACGAATCCTTATGTATCCAAAATTCCAACAGTCATTCAGTTGTATATAATGTGGTAAACAGCTTGAAGTTTTTGCACTGTTTCAATTTTTTATGCCTTAGATGAATTGCTTGGTATACAGGATGACAATGATTGAGTAAGCAGGGAGCAAATTGATTCTAAAATCATTGGCTGAAGTAGGATTTTTTCACCGAGgggattcaaaaaataaaaaataagcacgTGAAAAAGCTAAGGGGTTTTAACATCTAATATTGTACATGAAAAAAATATTGACAGCGTAATTTTTGGCAAAGAGAGTTCGGCTGAACCTCCTTCCGTCCACCTAGCTCTGCCCTCGCCTAAAATGCGTTTTCTCATGGATTATGCATTTTATACTTAATTTAAATAGCAGCACATTTAACCACTTAAACTAAAAGGGTTAAATATGCTCTTTTACTATGAGAAAAGGATCAATTTTACCATTCGTTATACTATTCATACAAAATACTATTCCCCCTCCCCCAGTATTCAAATTATTCAAATATGCCCCTCTCCGAGACCGGGTATTATAAAGATAGACAAAAAAGAACATAATGACCATCCCTTCGagctatatataaaatatatagtgAAGAAAGGAGGCAAAAAATGACCGATTCGATGTGTAAAATTTTTGTATACCGGCTAGGAAAAGTAAATAGTGAGTTTAATCGCTATTTGTGTAAACATCCCTCTAAATTGTGGCTAAAAGTGCAAGTGGAGTCTGGCTAGATCTGCAACCTATTTCGAGCATTCAAATATCATAATTTTTTCGTCCATATGCACAAAGATATAAACAACCCACTGAAAATATTTTAACTAAGTACTCACCTTTTATCAAAACAAAAGGACTGAATGATCTACAAGACAAATTTGAAAGTATTCTGTCTCATTAGTATAAATGTACTTAGTGTACTACTTATAAGCTGTTTTGCCTTTTAAAGAAAAGATTATGTTAGAAAAAATGTATTGAAATAACTATGCTACGTACTAATTACTCATTGTACCGTGGAACTCAAAACTAACAAAAATGTTAGGCATGGGATAACGATTTTAAAATTTGCGGTCAAGTAAGATTTCTTAACTAAGGCTTATAATTTAGTGGTACCGATTGTATTTTCTAACATAACAAATGTGTGGAGTTAATTTTCACATTTTTTCTCTTTCCATTTTCCTTCCCTAATCTCCAAATATAATACGTAATTTTTTAAAATGCAAGATCATTCAGACATGTTGAACGATGGTTGACCAACCCAGAGGCGGATGCACGCTTATCGAAATGGTGTCACGCACATCGCttactaaaaatatatatatatatatatatatatatatatatatatatatatatatatattaatactcTAAGGAAAGGGAtaattagaagaaaaaaaatgacaCTACTTAACATAAATTGTTTCTTGGTTCATTGGTTTTGTACCTGATTTTGCTCCAAGAGGTCAAAGGTTCATACCTCAACTAGCACATTTTTTTGCAAATATTTAAGAGAACCTCTGTGGATAAAAATTATAATGAAATAGAATTGAAGTCATGATCATTTCTACTTCAGACTCAATAAAACCAATACTAAAACTATTTCTtgtctaaaaatataataattaaatttattattcttgttcttttatAAATTTCGACACCACTTACAAAATTTTTTGTGTACGCCCCTCGACCAACCCCTATCCAACCACAAACCCTTTTTTAAATTCATTTAGTAATCGAAATTTGTCGATCGGACTAATTCACATTTGCATCGGTAGTGCCCATGCATTGAAAAAAGCGCTCTTATCAAGAATTTTTTTCATTTCGAAATTCGAACATAGTGCATCTAATAAGGCTGGAAAAATCTCAATCATCCCGCCACAATACTTGGGCGTTGATGTTGAGGTTtgattttaagatgtaatattcttaaaatgagggtgaataggaaatggaggaaaaatgaaattttgagtaaaattttaagttttccctcttaacaatgagacattgtcccatattggaagtggaagacatttttggtgggtatatatataattgctcttcttgtagctcttaaagagttaagaagaaagcaagcctcgcgccgtcgtcgtcgctcgctcggctcggcttcggctacggctacggctacggctacggcttcggcttcggcttcggcttcggcttcggattcggattcgggaTTCGGGATTCGGGATTcgggatttggatttggatttggatttggatttggtcaaatgatcgattgattgattgattgattgattttttggaccaaatttatttgttaatagtaaatattaacgtaagattatccgtatttgtaaacggatattttccaatccgtgtattgataatttggcagccggataatggtcttcccaccatgaagtgcttgctccacaaacatgtaatgcttgctccaccatgaagggtggacgtttggtcttgcactccttcttggctgctatatatatgagcagcaaatgttgaagaaatatactcaactcaacatacaattcgctcaacaaattggctatacattgcactccttcctctcagaacttccatacgtttttctgagtatatactccttcgttctgcattgtttttaacttcaaacaaagcaactgtaagtgtgatttgctaccgaactttgtgttcgccgaaacactggggtttgaagtaccgctacaccagtgtgttattcgttctatcctgggaggaaataatccattaccttgggtactaggaggggattaaattccttaaggaaacactgtgaattcagtgggctcgaatttattattattgtttcattacgttaacttatattttgcagaattaatatttacaaatacagcaatattgaccgggaataacaatcttaaggaatttaatatttatttctgtacttgtgttattcttattattctgcaaactaaaacctttgtgttttgtgtactcccgttttggagagttaagccttcgtggcgttttgttggatattaaaatctacgtgatttttactccagtttgaaaacgtgtattaaacgtttgtttgtgtcattcttttctgtaaaagatgatgactgaaaacgaaaaccaagctgttccgatggcgactgccaacgcaacgacaagccgaacaccggcgttggcaccggcagaaaaacccggaaaatttttcgggattgatttcaaacgctggcagcagaagatgttcttctacttaactacgttatgtctacagaagttcatcaaggaagatgttcctgatctgccggataaaactccagataatgaacgctttctcgtgattgaagcgtggaagcattctgattttttatgcaagaattatattcttagcggactggatgataatctgtataatgtatacagtagcatggagacatccaaagaattgtggaatgcgcttgaaaagaaatataagactgaagatgccgggatgaagaaattcgttgccgcaaaatttctggactacaaaatgatagatagcaagtctgttattactcaagtccaggaattgcaagtgattattcatgatctacttgctgaaggtcttgtaatcaacgaagcattccaagtagcagcaatgattgagaagttgcctccgttgtggaaggacttcaaaaattatttgaaacacaaacgaaaggaaatgtcccttgaagatctcattgttcggttgagaatcgaagaggacaataaagctgctgaaaggagaggccgtggaaattcaacaataatgggagcaaatattgttgaagctaacaaaaagaggaagaaggcttctggtccgaaatacaacccaagtaagaagcggttcagtggaaactgctacaactgtggaaaaaccggacacaaatctacggagtgtcgtgctccgaagaaagacaagaaaaggggtcaagcaaacatggtagtaaaccatgatgatgttgataacttgtgtgccatgctctctgaatgtaacttggtgggaaatcctaaactgtggtggtttgattcaggagccactcgccatgtttgtgcagttagagaggcttttgctacctatgctcttgctgaacccggagagacagtttatatgggaaatgcttcaacagcaaaagttgaaggatatgggaaggtatttctaaaaatgacttctggcaaggtcatgactttgaacaatgtccttcatgttcccgaaatgagaaagaatttagtctctactggacttcttgttaagcacggttttaagtgcgtttttgtatccaacaaggttgtaattagtaagaatgaaatatttgtgggaaaaggttacctcaccgagggccttttcaacctaaatgtaatggttgttgaaaataataataatatttcagcttcttcttacttacttgagtcaaatgatttatggcatgtacgtttaggtcatgtcaattataaaaccttgcggaaaatgattaacttggaagtactgcccaagtttgaatgcgaaaaatcaaaatgtcaaacatgtgtggaatctaagtatgttaaacatccttataagtcagttgaaaggaattcaaatcctttagacttaattcacacagatatttgtgacatgaagtcaataccatctcgcggtggaaagaagtatttcataacttttattgacgatggtactcgatattgctatgtttacttactgaatagtaaagatgaagcaatagacgcattcaggcaatacaaaaatgaagttgaaacgcaacttaacaagaaagtaaaaatgataagaagtgataggggtggtgaatatgaatctccttttgaagaaatatgtttagaatatggaattattcatcaaacaacagccccttacacgccccaatctaatgggattgcggaaagaaagaatcgcacattaaaggagatgatgaatgcgttgttgataagttctggtttgccacagaacttgtggggggaagccattcttacagctaatcgaatattaaatcgagtgccccatagcaaaacacaatccattccttatgaacaatggaaaggaaggaagcccaacttgaattattttaaagtgtgggggtgtttggcaaaagtgcaagttcctaaacccaaaagggtaaagataggaccgaaaaccgttgattgtgttttcataggatatgcgacaaatagtaaagcatatcgatttctggttcataaatcagaaaatcccgacattcataataatacggttatagaatcagataatgctgagttttttgaaaatatata of Nicotiana tomentosiformis chromosome 7, ASM39032v3, whole genome shotgun sequence contains these proteins:
- the LOC104093252 gene encoding probable polygalacturonase encodes the protein MVETLTLTPSSSWRWTQFHHPRRLIPPLFSNQKTLFTALWIAFIFSVLYWQRDVTTGLLFFRRDFPVRQMPKLRPVAFNLTDFGGVGDGVTLNTAAFERAVLAISKLGKKGGGQLNVPPGYWLTAPFNLTSHMTLFLAEGAVILGIDDEKYWPLMPPLPSYGYGREHIGPRYGSLIHGQNLRDVVITGHNGTINGQGQTWWKKYKQRLLNNTRGPLVQIMWSSDIVISNITLRDSPFWTLHPYDCKNVTIKNVTILAPIFHAPNTDGIDPDSCEDMLIENCYISVGDDGIAIKSGWDQYGISYGRPSKNIVIRNLVVRSMVSAGISIGSEMSGGVSNVTVENVHVWNSRRAVRIKTAAGRGGYVRHIAYRNLTFENVRVGIVIKTDYNEHPDGEFDPKAVPVLEDISYESIHGEGVRVPVRIHGNSEIPVKNVTFRDMSIGITYKKKHIFQCAYVQGRVIGTVFPAPCENLDLYDEQGHLIRRSDSQNASDIDYDF